In Hermetia illucens chromosome 5, iHerIll2.2.curated.20191125, whole genome shotgun sequence, a single window of DNA contains:
- the LOC119657993 gene encoding acetylcholine receptor subunit beta-like 1 produces MEGILRISLLLCVIATLSPVKSSEDEERLVRDLFRGYNKLIRPVQNMTQKVDVRFGLAFVQLINVNEKNQIMKSNVWLRLVWSDYQLQWDEADYGGIGVLRLPPDKVWKPDIVLFNNADGNYEVRYKSNVLIYPNGEVLWVPPAIYQSSCTIDVTYFPFDQQTCIMKFGSWTFNGDQVSLALYNNKNFVDLSDYWKSGTWDIIEVPAYLNVYEGNGNHPTETDITFYIIIRRKTLFYTVNLILPTVLISFLCVLVFYLPAEAGEKVTLGISILLSLVVFLLLVSKILPPTSLVLPLIAKYLLFTFIMNTVSILVTVVIINWNFRGPRTHRMPMWIRSVFLHYLPAFLLMKRPRKTRLRWMMEMPGMSVPPNPHPSYGSPTEIPKHISAIGAKQAKMEVMELSDLHHPNCKINRKMNCGGELGVGDSCRRESESSDSILLSPEASKATEAVEFIAEHLRNEDLYIQTREDWKYVAMVIDRLQLYIFFIVTTAGTIGILMDAPHIFEYVDQDRIIEIYRGK; encoded by the exons ATGGAGGGAATATTAAGGATTTCGCTGTTATTGTGTGTGATTGCGACTCTGAGTCCAG TAAAATCATCCGAGGATGAGGAGCGACTCGTTCGAGATCTCTTCCGAGGATACAACAAATTAATTCGGCCTGTACAGAATATGACCCAGAAAGTGGATGTACGTTTCGGTTTGGCATTCGTTCAACTAATCAATGTG AACGAAAAGAATCAAATTATGAAGTCCAACGTTTGGCTGCGTCTAGTATGGAGTGACTACCAGCTGCAGTGGGACGAAGCTGACTATGGCGGCATCGGGGTATTGCGTCTTCCACCTGATAAAGTTTGGAAACCCGATATTGTCCTGTTCAATAA CGCCGATGGCAACTACGAAGTTCGATATAAATCCAACGTTCTTATTTACCCCAATGGAGAAGTACTTTGGGTACCGCCAGCTATTTACCAAAGTTCCTGTACTATAGATGTCACATATTttccgttcgatcagcaaacgTGCATCATGAAGTTCGGCTCGTGGACATTCAATGGGGATCAAGTATCATTGGCATTGTATAACAATAAGAACTTTGTCGACCTTTCGGATTATTGGAAGTCTGGAACGTGGGATATCATCGAAGTACCGGCCTACTTGAATGTTTACGAGGGAAACGGCAATCATCCGACTGAAACTGATATCACCTTTTATATCATAATACGTAGGAAGACACTGTTCTACACTGTCAACTTGATTCTTCCAACCGTATTGATTTCATTTCTCTGCGTCCTGGTGTTCTATTTACCCGCCGAAGCGGGAGAAAAG GTCACATTAGGTATTAGTATCCTTCTGTCACTGGTTGTGTTCCTGTTGCTGGTTTCGAAGATTCTACCGCCTACGTCACTTGTTCTTCCACTCATTGCTAAATATTTACTTTTCACCTTCATCATGAATACAGTATCAATTTTAGTAACCGTTGTTATCATCAACTGGAATTTCCGAGGTCCTCGTACACATCGAATGCCAATGTGGATTAGATCCGTTTTTCTTCACTATTTACCAGCCTTTTTACTAATGAAACGTCCACGAAAAACACGTCTTCGTTGGATGATGGAAATGCCTGGAATGAGTGTTCCACCAAATCCGCATCCATCCTATGGTTCTCCAACGGAAATACCGAAACACATAAG TGCCATTGGAGCAAAACAGGCTAAAATGGAAGTCATGGAACTCTCTGATTTACATCATCCAAATTGTAAGATTAACCGCAAAATGAATTGCGGAGGAGAACTTGGAGTTGGCGATTCTTGCCGGAGAGAAAGCGAAAGCTCTGATTCGATCCTTCTGTCACCGGAAGCCAGCAAAGCAACAGAAGCAGTTGAATTTATAGCGGAACATTTAAGGAATGAGGATTTATACATTCAG ACTCGTGAAGATTGGAAGTACGTTGCCATGGTAATCGACCGTCTTCAACTCTACATATTTTTCATAGTAACAACCGCTGGTACAATTGGTATTTTAATGGATGCGCCACATATCTTCGAATACGTAGATCAAGACCGAATCATAGAAATTTATCGTGGAAAATAA